Genomic segment of Arachis hypogaea cultivar Tifrunner chromosome 16, arahy.Tifrunner.gnm2.J5K5, whole genome shotgun sequence:
GAATAACTCGGGATAATCCTTCGGCATCTTGGACTCTAACTCCGAAGTatgttcttcaactcttgctCGTTTCCAAGCCACTTTAACCAACTGAACTTCCTTTCCTTGCAGTTTCTTCACACTAGTGTCGTCAATACGCACCGGTGTTACTTGAAGCGTCAAGTTTTGCCTCAACTCGACCGACCTGGGATCTaacacatgagccgcatccgATGTGTACTTACAgagttgtgacacgtggaatacgtcatgcaagttagacaaGTGAGGCGGCAAAGCTACTTGATATGCCACCGGCCCGAATCGCCTCAGAATCTCGAACGGTCCAATGAATCTTGGATTCAACTTCTTGATCTTAATTGCTCTTCCGATCCTAGTTGCCAAAGTAACCCCTAGAAATACATGCTCTCCCAATTCAAACTCCGGCATTTTTCTTCTTTGATCTACATAACTTTTCTGTCGGCTCTGTGCAGTTAAAATCCTTGCTCGAATCTTCTTAATCACCTCAGTAGTCTCTGCTACCAAATCAGGACCCAAAACACTTGCTTCACCGGTTTCACACCAACACAGTGGAGATTGGAACTTTcatccatacaaagcctcatacagAGCCATCCCAATGCCCGCTGattagcggatattttatacgctttttggcatagttttcatatagtttttaatatattttatttagtttttattaagttttcacaGGTTTTTGTGTtgaattcacatttttggattccactttgagtttgtgcatttttgtaccatttcaggtattttctggctgaaattgaggagctggagcaaaagtctgattcagagacaaagaaagcactgcagatgctgtccagatctgacctccttgcactcgaaagaaattttttgga
This window contains:
- the LOC112757136 gene encoding uncharacterized protein is translated as MPEFELGEHVFLGVTLATRIGRAIKIKKLNPRFIGPFEILRRFGPVAYQVALPPHLSNLHDVFHVSQLCKYTSDAAHVLDPRSVELRQNLTLQVTPVRIDDTSVKKLQGKEVQLVKVAWKRARVEEHTSELESKMPKDYPELFLGNH